One segment of Mugil cephalus isolate CIBA_MC_2020 chromosome 14, CIBA_Mcephalus_1.1, whole genome shotgun sequence DNA contains the following:
- the LOC125020248 gene encoding C2 calcium-dependent domain-containing protein 4B-like: protein MKLLIKDQVRSAPALIMSGLQAGSSLRALVLTPDRMPTFVIPSRSSLLCLSPRPCRVSPDRTRLLSDPEEDSPVPDPPEPPVRPEVSGSASPRFLLRLRRPAPAAATSASAEPDTDVTTRAAMSLQHVAKVTTPYGFRAALAASPCTRRRESLFHRNKPVTVTVTEADPDTGPGPGPSPGPSKSRVKVLGLQLLKVLSPRRPAPR from the coding sequence ATGAAGCTGCTGATCAAGGATCAGGTCAGATCTGCTCCTGCTCTCATCATGTCGGGTCTTCAGGCCGGATCTTCTCTGCGGGCTCTGGTTCTGACTCCAGACCGGATGCCGACCTTCGTCATCCCGTCCCGTAGTtcgctcctctgtctctccccgCGCCCCTGTCGAGTGTCTCCGGACCGGACCCGGCTGCTCAGCGACCCGGAGGAGGACAGTCCCGTTCCAGACCCCCCTGAGCCCCCGGTGCGGCCCGAAGTCTCCGGATCCGCCTCTCCCCGGTTCCTGCTGCGCCTCCGCCGCCCCGCGCCCGCCGCTGCTACGTCTGCCTCGGCGGAACCGGACACGGACGTCACAACGCGCGCGGCTATGTCGCTCCAGCACGTTGCCAAGGTTACAACGCCGTATGGCTTCCGCGCCGCGTTAGCCGCGAGCCCGTGCACGAGGCGCCGGGAGTCCCTGTTTCACCGCAACAAACCGGTGACGGTCACGGTGACTGAAGCTGACCCAGACactggtcccggtcccggtcccagTCCCGGTCCCAGTAAGTCCCGGGTGAAGGTTCTGGGTCTCCAGCTGCTGAAGGTGCTGAGTCCCCGACGCCCCGCCCCCCGCTGA
- the gon4la gene encoding GON-4-like protein, with translation MNPVRKRLRLGPSKAPPPDTGTRTSISHDVLPPAAGGREEEEEEEEEEDTTDSRLIITMEESQTEEKAARRRKRKRSKLTGEGEEEEERGGASESEEEEEGVEIDRQLDQSLETKSRQHNLTTVNVRNILHEVITNEHVVAMMKAAMNETEAVPPFEPKMTRAKFKEVVEKGVVIPAWNISPIKKSSDLPKAPQFVDIPLADEDSSDEEYHPDEEEEDETAEDTFQESDMESTASSPRGSRLTRQDEDSCSPWQRSRSRSRRLRAGSVSMGPPPPPRAPPPRAVADSAFLEKLHAVEEELAVCLEPYQPLSESEDESGLMAYRTRSKRPLRDVPLGRLEAELQAPDITPDMYDSAHEDRDWTDWLRGLMTSDVDNEEECDDEDDPEYNFLADIDEPDLEDYRDDKAVRITKKEVNELMEELFQTLKEDLAGQEVDDEGHEEEEEPQEEARTVETHTPEENNVAPPEDRPITEQRRTVKEQLALVRKRRATQSDTCAESNTLTLNTQQKRQLQQQLQQHVQLLTQVHLLTSPVSRLQSEAETSRHFLVELDALAQRAELIQAHPGFCSAFRASNLQGALQLLEELRQNPVSYRPPLPLPDARGYVRCFPVMPAELPWLFATRPIFLYPELLPCASLDPALYCPRRTAAFTAAEDCLLVLGLRNMEGSCDPPQLVSQFLLRKTKAQVTRRLLQCCRPGFPDNIVKAFRYQRVLWSMPVSCRRVDPAEQRPPVEREESVMPLWLLRSLPVIYAAINGLPGPASPASEATPPGTQRSQLTFLRSASCSYSFPPGTRYPPRLPENLDFRRIGFVLRRRPLPLPLPTPPSPSSTVSTVTRDQIRRHSRTLAGLKRSHQDPAPHDVRGEAESEREQEVMPSREATDDADGDGGTSSEGSTTSVQQEETLSDEDVMFAQDYLLRVCETVQVSPGLLEELLQVLEEFSVRGGRPGAAELLFHGLSRVLQPWPQLLQDFAAFLSRGQAQRCGLLLEQQLFEHGRQFLRQLGRNLVEGSSLYQQVVNLTQGSSAPSPEDIKLQALLRQHPPLQDHLHCLLQQRLATTSKVSDTHSVSQNPPDRKQESQAGSNGEEEEEEVDEEEEEEEEEEEEEEEEVEDEEEERRRVCAKNISITSSGEKVVVWTREADRSILTACREKGATWKTFRQVSSQLGNKTVQQVRLRFQDLMKLFHSVSTSCSSEGRPISRQEAPPH, from the exons ATGAACCCGGTCCGCAAACGTCTCAGACTCGGCCCGTCCAAAGCTCCGCCCCCGGacaccgggaccaggaccagtatCTCCCATGATGTTCTGCCTCCAGCGGCAGGAGgccgggaggaggaggaggaggaggaggaggaggaggacaccaCTGACTCCAGACTCATCATCACCATGG AGGAGAGTCAGACGGAGGAGAAGGcagccaggaggaggaagaggaagaggagtaaaCTGACCGGggaaggggaagaggaagaggagaggggtggAGCCTCagagagtgaggaagaggaggagggagtggagaTTGACAGACAGCTGGACCAATCACTGGAGACCAAGTCAAGACAACACAACCTGACGACGGTGAACGTCAGGAACATCCTCCAC GAAGTAATCACCAACGAGCACGTGGTGGCCATGATGAAAGCCGCCATGAATGAGACGGAGGCCGTCCCTCCCTTT gAGCCGAAGATGACGAGAGCAAAGTTCAAAGAAGTGGTGGAGAAAGGAGTG GTGATTCCGGCCTGGAACATCTCTCCAATCAAGAAGAGCAGCGACCTGCCCAAg GCTCCTCAGTTCGTGGACATCCCTCTGGCTGATGAAGACTCCTCAGATGAAGAGTACCACCctgacgaggaagaggaggatgagacgGCAGAAGAC ACGTTCCAGGAGAGCGACATGGAGAGCACGGCCTCGTCCCCCAGAGGAAGCAGGCTGACCAGGCAGGATGAGGACAGCTGCAGCCCCTGGCAG aGATCCAGGAGTCGCTCCAGACGGTTGAGGGCGGGGTCTGTCTCCATGGGACCGCCCCCTCCACCCAGAGCCCCGCCCCCCAGAGCTGTGGCGGACAGTGCCTTCCTGGAGAAACTTCacgctgtggaggaggagctggctgtTTGTCTGGAGCCCTACCAG CCTCTGTCTGAGTCTGAGGACGAGTCCGGTCTGATGGCGTACAGGACTCGGTCTAAGCGTCCTCTCAGGGACGTCCCGCTGGGCCGTCTGGAGGCGGAGCTCCAAGCCCCGGACATCACACCTGACATGTACGACTCCGCCCACGAGGACAGGGACTGGACCGATTGGCTGAGAGGCCTGATGACCTCAGACGTGGACAACGAAG AGGagtgtgatgatgaagatgatccTGAGTATAACTTCCTGGCTGACATCGATGAGCCCGACCTGGAGGATTACCGTGACGACAAGGCCGTCCGCATCACCA AGAAGGAGGTCAACGAGCTGATGGAGGAGCTGTTCCAGACG TTGAAGGAGGACCTGGCGGGACAGGAAGTGGACGACGAAGgccacgaggaggaggaggagcctcaGGAGGAAGCACGCACTGTCGAGACGCACACACCTGAAGAGAACAAcgt GGCGCCGCCCGAGGAccgaccaatcacagagcagcGCCGCACGGTGAAGGAGCAGCTGGCATTGGTCAGGAAGAGACGAGCAACGCAGAGCGACACGTGTGCAGAGTCCAACACGCTAACGCTGAACACGCAACAGAAgagacagctgcagcagcagctacagcag cacgTCCAGCTGCTGACTCAGGTTCACCTGTTGACCTCACCTGTGAGCAGACTGCAGAGTGAAGCTGAGACCAGCCGACACTTCCTG GTGGAGCTGGACGCGTTGGCTCAGCGGGCCGAGCTGATCCAAGCTCACCCAGGTTTCTGCAGCGCGTTCAGAGCCTCCaacctgcagggggcgctgcagctgctggaggagctgagacagaacCCCGTCAGCTACCGGCCGCCGCTCCCCCTGCCTGACGCCAGAGGATACG tgCGATGTTTCCCCGTCATGCCGGCTGAGCTGCCCTGGCTCTTTGCCACTCGCCCCATCTTCCTCTACCCAGAACTGTTGCCCTGTGCCAGCCTGGACCCGGCTCTCTACTGCCCCCGCAGGACGGCGGCCTTCACCGCAGCCGAGGACTG tctGCTGGTTCTAGGTCTGAGGAACATGGAGGGTTCCTGTGATCCTCCTCAACTAGTGTCTCAGTTCCTGCTGAGAAAGACCAAGGCTCAGGTCACACGAAGGCTCCTGCAGTGCTGCAGACCCGGTTTCCCTGACAACATCGTCAAG GCCTTCAGGTACCAGCGGGTCCTCTGGTCTATGCCGGTCTCCTGCCGTCGTGTCGACCCAGCAGAACAGCGCCCCCCagtggagagggaggagagtgtCATGCCTTTGTGGCTTCTG AGGAGTCTTCCTGTTATCTATGCCGCCATCAATGGCCTGCCTGGCCCCGCCTCCCCAGCAtccgaggccacgccccctgggACCCAGAGGAGTCAGCTGACCTTCCTTCGCTCCGCCTCTTGCAGCTACAGTTTCCCCCCTGGCACCAGGTACCCGCCCCGCCTCCCTGAGAACCTGGACTTCAGACGAATCGGCTTCGTACTGAGGAGgcggcccctccccctccccctccccacacctccatctccatcctccaCCGTCTCCACGGTAACCAGGGATCAAATTAGACGCCACAGTCGGACGCTGGCGGGCCTGAAGAGGAGCCATCAAGACCCTGCCCCTCATGACGTCAGGGGGGAGGCGGAGTCAGAGagagaacaggaagtgatgccGTCCAGAGAAGCAACAGATGATGCTGATGGAGACGGAGGGACGTCCTCAGAGGGGTCCACAACGTCTGTCCAACAG gagGAGACGTTATCAGATGAAGATGTGATGTTTGCTCAAGATTATCTGCTCAGA GTGTGTGAGACGGTTCAGGTGAGTCCCGGCCtgttggaggagctgctgcaggtgtTGGAGGAGTTCTCGGTGAGGGGGGGGCGGCCGGGCGCCGCTGAACTTCTGTTCCATGGGCTGAGTCGTGTCTTACAGCCGTGGCCTCAGCTTCTCCAAGACTTCGCTGCCTTTCTGAGCCGAGGACAAGCCCAACGCTGTGGACTG ctgttggagcagcagctgtttgaacATGGCCGGCAGTTTCTACGGCAACTTGGGCGTAACCTAGTGGAAGGCTCCTCCCTCTACCAGCAGGTGGTGAACCTAACCCAGggaagctccgccccctcaccTGAGGACATTAAG ctccaGGCTCTGCTCAGACAGCACCCCCCCCTGCAAGACCACCTCCACTGCCTCCTGCAGCAGCGCCTAGCAACCACCTCCAAGGTCTCAGACACGCACTCAGTTTCCCAGAATCCTCCTGACAGGAAGCAGGAGTCTCAGGCAGGAAGcaacggggaggaggaggaggaggaagtggatgaagaggaagaggaggaggaggaggaggaagaggaagaggaagaggaggtggaagatgaagaggaggagcgaCGAAGGGTTTGTGCTAAAAACATCTCGATTACGTCCAGTGGAGAGAAGGTCGTCGTCTGGACCCG CGAGGCCGACCGCTCCATCCTGACGGCCTGTCGGGAGAAAGGAGCCACCTGGAAGACATTCAGACAGGTGTCGTCCCAGCTCGGGAACAAGACAGTCCAACAG GTTCGCCTTCGGTTCCAGGACCTGATGAAGCTTTTCCACTCTGTAtctacttcctgttcctctGAGGGCCGGCCAATCAGCAGACAGGAGGCGCCTCCACACTGA